From a region of the Burkholderia lata genome:
- a CDS encoding TetR family transcriptional regulator: MDNPTRSERTRTAAIQAALAILERDGPGKLTFDAISRESGISKGGLMHQFRTKGDVLNALMEHQQDYYQRFQREYLAARDPGETQPTLSAQIATMREVIDQQPSAALAIMAALVEDPAPLQQVRDIDAENAKRIAAESGDPDLALLRWKAAWGLALSAMFGLCPLSADERARLFDRLLDESQWPSGDSAAAPAAKSARKK, translated from the coding sequence ATGGACAACCCGACGCGTTCCGAGCGAACGCGCACTGCCGCGATCCAGGCGGCGCTCGCGATCCTCGAGCGCGACGGCCCGGGCAAGCTCACGTTCGATGCGATTTCACGCGAAAGCGGTATCAGCAAGGGCGGGCTGATGCATCAGTTCCGCACGAAAGGCGATGTGCTGAACGCGCTGATGGAACATCAGCAGGACTACTACCAACGATTCCAGCGCGAGTATCTGGCCGCGCGCGATCCGGGCGAGACCCAGCCGACGCTGTCCGCGCAGATCGCGACGATGCGCGAAGTGATCGACCAGCAACCGTCGGCCGCGCTCGCGATCATGGCAGCGCTGGTCGAGGATCCCGCGCCGTTGCAGCAGGTGCGCGATATCGACGCCGAGAACGCGAAGCGCATCGCGGCCGAATCCGGCGATCCCGATCTTGCGTTGCTGCGCTGGAAGGCGGCCTGGGGGCTCGCGCTCTCGGCGATGTTCGGGCTGTGCCCGCTGTCGGCCGACGAACGGGCCCGACTGTTTGACCGATTGCTCGACGAGTCGCAATGGCCGTCGGGCGACAGCGCTGCCGCACCGGCCGCGAAATCGGCGCGGAAGAAATGA
- the kdpC gene encoding potassium-transporting ATPase subunit KdpC — protein MMQGNRQAAAAAAPAPGSSFGAATRGLVRPVIASSVLFMLVTGVAYPLLTTGVANVLFPSQARGSLVQQNGATVGSAVIGQNFTRAGYFHGRPSATVGTDPADPSKTVDQPYNAAGSGASNQGATSKKLLANIAQRVRAYRQENALAAGTPVPADAVTASASGLDPEISVANARLQAARVAQARGVDAAQVAALVDRIALPRQLGVLGEPRVRVLDLNLALDRAFGHAAGAKQ, from the coding sequence ATGATGCAAGGCAATCGCCAGGCAGCGGCCGCCGCCGCGCCGGCACCCGGTTCTTCGTTCGGCGCGGCGACGCGCGGCCTTGTACGGCCCGTGATCGCTTCGTCGGTGCTGTTCATGCTCGTCACGGGTGTCGCGTATCCGCTGCTCACCACGGGCGTCGCGAACGTGCTGTTCCCGTCGCAGGCGCGCGGCAGTCTCGTGCAGCAGAACGGCGCGACGGTCGGCTCGGCGGTGATCGGGCAGAACTTCACGCGCGCCGGTTACTTCCACGGGCGGCCGAGCGCGACGGTCGGCACCGATCCGGCGGATCCGTCGAAGACGGTCGACCAGCCGTACAACGCGGCCGGCAGCGGCGCCAGCAACCAGGGCGCCACCAGCAAGAAGCTGCTCGCCAATATCGCGCAGCGGGTGCGCGCCTATCGGCAGGAGAACGCGCTCGCCGCCGGCACGCCGGTGCCGGCGGATGCGGTGACCGCGTCGGCGTCGGGGCTCGATCCCGAGATCTCGGTCGCAAACGCCCGGCTGCAGGCGGCACGCGTCGCACAGGCACGCGGCGTCGATGCCGCACAGGTCGCGGCGCTCGTCGACCGCATCGCGTTGCCGCGCCAGCTCGGTGTGCTCGGCGAACCGCGCGTGCGCGTGCTCGACCTGAACCTGGCGCTGGACCGCGCATTCGGCCACGCGGCCGGCGCGAAGCAATAG
- the kdpB gene encoding potassium-transporting ATPase subunit KdpB has protein sequence MPVGGVPSMRWTAVLREAFRKLAPRVQLKNPVMFVVYLGSIVTTVLWLQALTGTGDAPAGFIFAVACWLWFTVLFANAAEALAEGRGKAQADALRAARKRVYAKVLDEPKQFGSTSHRVPSDELAAGSIVLVEAGDTIPADGEVIDGVASVDESAITGESAPVIRESGGDFSSVTGGTRVLSDWIIVKITAQPGEAFLDRMIAMVEGAKRGKTPNEVALTILLVALTIIFLLVCVTLLPFSQFSVLLNASGTAVSLTVLIALLVCLIPTTIGALLSAIGIAGMSRMMRANVLATSGRAIEAAGDVDVLLLDKTGTITLGNREAVQFRPAPGVDERALAEAAQLSSLADETPEGRSIVALAKQRFSLNVAATAGSVTVPFSARTRMSGLDIGERQVRKGAASAIRAHVDALGGVFPQAVETAVNDIARRGGTPLVVADGSRVLGAIELKDIVKHGIAARFAELRKVGVKTVMITGDNRLTAAAIAAEAGVDDYLAEATPEDKLRLIREHQAKGHLVAMTGDGTNDAPALAQADVAVAMHSGTQAAKEAANMVDLDSNPTKLMQVVEVGKQMIMTRGALTTFSVANDLAKYFAIIPAAFVATYPALGALNVMGLHSPTSAILSAVIFNALIIVALIPLALKGVKYRAEPAEKLLGRNLLIYGVGGIIAPFIGIKLIDMLLTPFI, from the coding sequence ATGCCGGTCGGCGGCGTGCCGTCGATGCGCTGGACGGCCGTGCTGCGCGAGGCATTCCGCAAGCTCGCGCCGCGCGTCCAGTTGAAGAATCCTGTGATGTTCGTCGTGTATCTCGGCAGCATCGTCACGACCGTGCTGTGGCTGCAGGCGCTGACCGGCACGGGCGACGCGCCGGCCGGCTTCATCTTCGCGGTCGCGTGCTGGTTGTGGTTCACCGTGCTGTTCGCGAACGCGGCCGAGGCGCTGGCCGAAGGGCGCGGCAAGGCGCAGGCCGACGCGCTGCGTGCGGCGCGCAAGCGTGTGTACGCGAAGGTGCTCGACGAGCCGAAGCAATTCGGCAGCACCAGCCATCGCGTGCCGAGCGACGAGCTCGCCGCCGGCAGCATCGTGCTCGTCGAGGCCGGCGACACGATTCCGGCCGATGGCGAAGTGATCGACGGCGTTGCGTCGGTCGACGAATCGGCGATCACGGGTGAATCCGCGCCGGTGATCCGCGAGTCGGGCGGCGATTTCTCGTCGGTGACGGGCGGTACGCGCGTGCTGTCCGACTGGATCATCGTGAAGATCACCGCGCAACCGGGCGAGGCATTTCTCGACCGGATGATCGCGATGGTCGAAGGCGCGAAGCGCGGCAAGACGCCAAACGAAGTCGCGCTGACGATCCTGCTCGTCGCACTGACCATCATCTTCCTGCTCGTGTGCGTGACGCTGCTGCCGTTCTCGCAGTTCAGCGTGCTGCTGAACGCGTCGGGCACGGCGGTGAGCCTGACCGTGCTGATCGCGCTGCTCGTCTGCCTGATCCCGACGACGATCGGTGCGCTGCTGTCGGCGATCGGCATCGCGGGGATGAGCCGCATGATGCGTGCGAACGTGCTTGCGACGTCGGGCCGCGCGATCGAGGCGGCCGGCGACGTCGACGTGCTGCTGCTCGACAAGACCGGCACGATCACGCTCGGTAACCGCGAGGCCGTGCAGTTCCGGCCGGCGCCGGGCGTGGACGAGCGTGCGCTGGCCGAGGCCGCGCAACTGTCGTCGCTCGCTGACGAGACACCCGAGGGGCGCTCGATCGTCGCGCTCGCGAAGCAGCGCTTCTCGCTGAACGTGGCCGCGACCGCCGGCAGTGTCACCGTGCCGTTCAGCGCGCGTACGCGGATGAGCGGCCTCGACATCGGCGAGCGTCAGGTGCGCAAAGGCGCGGCGTCGGCGATCCGCGCGCACGTCGATGCGCTCGGCGGCGTGTTTCCTCAAGCGGTCGAGACGGCTGTCAACGATATCGCGCGACGCGGCGGCACGCCGCTCGTCGTCGCCGACGGCTCGCGCGTGCTCGGCGCGATCGAGCTGAAGGACATCGTCAAGCACGGGATCGCCGCGCGCTTCGCCGAGCTGCGCAAGGTCGGCGTGAAGACCGTGATGATCACCGGCGACAACCGGCTCACCGCGGCCGCGATCGCGGCGGAAGCCGGCGTCGACGACTACCTCGCCGAAGCGACGCCCGAGGACAAGCTGCGGCTGATCCGCGAGCACCAGGCGAAGGGCCATCTCGTCGCGATGACGGGCGACGGCACCAACGACGCGCCCGCGCTTGCGCAGGCCGACGTGGCCGTCGCGATGCACAGCGGCACGCAGGCGGCGAAGGAGGCGGCCAACATGGTCGACCTCGACAGCAACCCGACGAAGCTGATGCAGGTGGTCGAGGTCGGCAAGCAGATGATCATGACGCGCGGCGCGCTGACCACGTTCAGCGTGGCCAACGATCTCGCGAAGTATTTCGCGATCATCCCGGCCGCGTTCGTCGCGACGTATCCGGCGCTCGGCGCGCTGAACGTGATGGGGCTGCACAGCCCGACGTCGGCGATCCTGTCGGCGGTGATCTTCAATGCGCTGATCATCGTCGCGTTGATCCCGCTCGCGCTGAAGGGCGTGAAGTATCGCGCGGAGCCGGCCGAGAAGCTGCTGGGGCGCAACCTGCTGATCTATGGCGTGGGCGGGATCATCGCGCCGTTCATCGGCATCAAGCTGATCGACATGCTGTTGACGCCGTTTATCTGA
- a CDS encoding TetR/AcrR family transcriptional regulator — protein MTTPTDDPGRRARKRIQMLAHLAATGARLFDAHGYEAVTMEQIAAQADVAKRTLYNHFATKEAVLAHWLEGELARDLAHLQRDVARRKTFASRIGCVLDASAAWCEQHPAYLLAYLRHRFLSIGAVESESSGESGSDIALVWQQLIAAGQQSGELNGTLRADQLATWFHHLYLAAMLRWLTVPGLSLKREFQAVAKLFVEGAEAKG, from the coding sequence ATGACGACTCCCACCGACGATCCGGGCCGCCGCGCGCGCAAGCGCATCCAGATGCTCGCGCATCTCGCCGCCACCGGCGCACGCCTGTTCGACGCGCACGGCTACGAAGCCGTCACGATGGAACAGATCGCCGCGCAGGCCGATGTCGCGAAGCGCACGCTGTACAACCACTTTGCAACGAAGGAAGCCGTGCTCGCGCACTGGCTCGAAGGCGAACTCGCGCGCGATCTCGCGCATTTGCAGCGCGACGTCGCGCGACGCAAGACCTTCGCGTCGCGCATCGGCTGCGTGCTCGATGCGTCGGCCGCGTGGTGCGAGCAGCATCCCGCGTACCTGCTCGCGTATTTGCGCCATCGCTTCCTGAGCATCGGCGCGGTGGAGTCGGAAAGTAGTGGAGAGAGCGGCAGCGATATCGCGCTCGTGTGGCAGCAACTGATCGCAGCCGGGCAGCAATCCGGCGAACTGAACGGCACGCTGCGGGCCGACCAGCTCGCGACGTGGTTCCATCACCTGTATCTCGCGGCGATGCTGCGCTGGCTGACCGTGCCGGGGTTGTCGCTGAAACGGGAGTTCCAGGCGGTCGCGAAACTGTTCGTCGAAGGCGCGGAAGCGAAAGGCTGA
- the hutC gene encoding histidine utilization repressor: MTTPIYQEIKDFILARIHAGEWAEGDQVPSENELAREFNVARMTVNRALRELTAEQVLTRTRGSGTYVASPKYESTLVAIRSISDEVAARGHDYRAQVLQVGAAVADAKLADELRIDTGSPIFHSRVLHFENDTPVQLEERWVNPACAPEYALQDFTTTTPNQYLTRVAPLQRVEYRIEAAMPDTETRRHLTMDDREPCLLLHRRTWSQGIVASVANLWHPGSRYRFTGHF, encoded by the coding sequence ATGACCACACCGATCTATCAGGAAATCAAGGACTTCATCCTCGCGCGCATTCATGCCGGCGAATGGGCGGAAGGCGACCAGGTGCCGTCGGAGAATGAGCTCGCGCGCGAATTCAACGTCGCGCGGATGACCGTCAACCGCGCGCTGCGCGAGCTGACCGCCGAGCAGGTGCTCACGCGCACGCGCGGCTCAGGCACGTACGTCGCATCGCCGAAGTACGAATCGACGCTCGTCGCGATCCGCAGCATCTCGGACGAAGTCGCCGCGCGCGGCCACGACTATCGCGCGCAGGTGCTGCAGGTGGGCGCAGCCGTCGCCGATGCGAAGCTCGCCGACGAACTGCGAATCGACACGGGCAGCCCGATCTTCCATTCGCGCGTGCTGCACTTCGAGAACGACACGCCGGTGCAGCTCGAGGAACGCTGGGTCAATCCGGCCTGCGCGCCCGAGTATGCGTTGCAGGACTTCACGACGACGACGCCGAACCAGTACCTGACGCGCGTCGCGCCGCTGCAGCGCGTCGAATACCGGATCGAGGCCGCGATGCCCGATACCGAAACGCGCCGCCACCTGACGATGGACGACCGCGAGCCGTGCCTGCTGCTGCATCGGCGCACGTGGTCGCAGGGGATAGTCGCGTCGGTCGCCAATCTGTGGCACCCGGGCAGCCGTTACCGGTTCACCGGGCATTTCTGA
- a CDS encoding glycosyltransferase, producing MKLVIATYGTEGDTRPLAALGRALIDAGHDVRLLADAATLGSAAALGVPSAPLSGDIRRAIVPDGALADAVRGRGGFNDTSKALAAIANANTAAWMREISDASEGCDAILVSGLASFVGLSVAEYRGVPAIGTGMIPITPTTEFASPFLPPGRLPRWLNRASHRLVNALLWQAFKKATNAARASVCGLPPRKHVWTDHPMLYGVSPALLSGPGDWPSNVLACGQWRIDAHAWEPSPELSDFLDAGDRPVYIGFGSMAGFDRAAMVDALTHALAGRRALFYPGWSGIDASMLPANVHAIGDTPHDWLFPRVSMAIHHGGSGTTHSAARAGIPSVVVPFAGDQFFWANRLQRLGVADAPVAGRRVDAAALARAIAFAERDEAKARAIELGARIAQEDGLKRAVSAIERWGRAAAR from the coding sequence ATGAAGCTCGTCATCGCCACCTACGGCACCGAAGGCGACACGCGCCCGCTCGCGGCGCTTGGCCGTGCGCTGATCGATGCCGGCCACGATGTCCGGCTGCTGGCCGATGCGGCGACGCTCGGGTCGGCCGCTGCGCTCGGCGTGCCGTCGGCGCCGTTGTCCGGCGATATCCGTCGTGCGATTGTGCCGGATGGCGCATTGGCGGATGCAGTGCGCGGGCGCGGTGGTTTCAACGACACGTCGAAGGCGCTCGCGGCGATCGCCAATGCAAACACGGCTGCGTGGATGCGCGAAATCTCGGATGCGTCGGAAGGCTGCGACGCGATCCTCGTGTCGGGGCTCGCATCGTTCGTCGGCTTGTCGGTCGCCGAGTATCGTGGCGTGCCGGCGATCGGCACCGGCATGATTCCGATCACGCCCACCACGGAATTCGCGTCGCCGTTCCTGCCGCCGGGGAGGTTGCCGCGCTGGCTGAACCGCGCAAGCCACCGGTTGGTGAACGCGCTGTTGTGGCAGGCGTTCAAGAAGGCGACGAATGCGGCGCGAGCGAGCGTGTGCGGGTTGCCGCCGCGCAAGCATGTGTGGACCGATCATCCGATGCTGTACGGCGTGTCGCCGGCGCTGCTGTCCGGCCCTGGCGACTGGCCGTCGAATGTGCTGGCATGCGGCCAGTGGCGGATCGATGCGCATGCTTGGGAACCGTCGCCTGAACTTTCGGATTTTCTCGACGCGGGCGATCGGCCCGTGTACATCGGTTTCGGCAGCATGGCCGGCTTCGATCGCGCTGCGATGGTCGATGCGCTGACGCACGCGCTCGCAGGCCGGCGAGCGTTGTTCTACCCGGGCTGGAGTGGTATAGACGCATCGATGCTGCCGGCAAACGTGCACGCGATCGGCGATACGCCGCATGACTGGCTGTTCCCGCGCGTATCGATGGCGATTCATCACGGCGGATCGGGCACCACGCATTCGGCTGCGCGGGCCGGTATTCCTTCGGTCGTCGTGCCGTTTGCCGGAGATCAGTTCTTCTGGGCGAACCGGCTGCAACGGCTCGGCGTGGCGGATGCGCCGGTGGCGGGGCGGCGTGTGGACGCTGCCGCGCTGGCGCGGGCCATCGCGTTTGCCGAACGGGACGAAGCGAAAGCGCGCGCGATCGAACTCGGCGCGCGCATCGCGCAGGAGGACGGGTTGAAGCGGGCCGTCAGTGCGATCGAGCGATGGGGGCGTGCCGCAGCGCGGTGA
- a CDS encoding porin, with product MKKAVAGTLSLAFLSAAAHAQSSVTLYGMLDAGIVYTNNQSGKSAWQQGSGLLSNTVFGLSGNEDLGGGLHALFRLENGFNLNNGTQSYKNTMFGRRAYVGLQSDQYGALTLGRQYDAVVDYLGPLAMANNGDGNNLASHPFDNDNLDDSFYINNAVKYTSPTLAGWQFGGLYGFSNAAGGFANNRAYSAGVSYANGPVSLGAAYLQLNRGGLTAGGALSTNDGPNFPAVRQRVMGAGGSYAFDRLTVGALWTHSMFDETAASSLPGALNALRFDNFEVNARYALTPAVSFAGAYTFTNGRYDDATGSHRPKWHQVTLMADYALSKRTDVYAETVYQHQFGVPSGATLGFANVTGLAASSTNTQVVGTVGIRHRF from the coding sequence ATGAAAAAAGCAGTCGCCGGTACCCTCTCCCTCGCATTCCTCAGCGCCGCCGCGCACGCGCAAAGCAGCGTCACGCTCTACGGGATGCTCGATGCGGGTATCGTCTATACGAACAACCAGTCCGGTAAAAGCGCGTGGCAACAAGGCAGCGGCCTGCTGTCGAATACGGTCTTCGGCCTGAGCGGCAACGAGGATCTCGGCGGCGGCCTGCATGCGCTGTTCCGCCTCGAAAACGGCTTCAACCTGAACAACGGCACGCAGTCCTACAAGAACACGATGTTCGGCCGCCGCGCGTACGTCGGCCTGCAGAGCGACCAGTACGGCGCACTGACGCTCGGCCGCCAGTACGACGCCGTGGTCGACTACCTCGGCCCGCTCGCGATGGCGAACAACGGCGACGGCAACAACCTCGCCTCGCATCCGTTCGACAACGACAACCTCGACGATTCGTTCTACATCAACAACGCGGTGAAATACACGAGCCCGACGCTCGCCGGCTGGCAGTTCGGCGGCCTGTACGGGTTCAGCAACGCGGCCGGCGGCTTCGCGAACAATCGCGCGTACAGCGCGGGCGTGTCGTATGCGAACGGGCCGGTGAGCCTCGGCGCCGCGTACCTGCAGCTCAACCGCGGCGGGCTGACGGCCGGCGGTGCGCTGTCGACCAACGACGGGCCGAATTTCCCGGCCGTGCGCCAGCGCGTGATGGGCGCGGGCGGCAGCTACGCATTCGACCGGCTGACGGTCGGCGCGCTGTGGACGCATTCGATGTTCGATGAAACGGCTGCGTCGTCGCTGCCCGGCGCGCTGAACGCGCTGCGCTTCGACAACTTCGAGGTCAACGCGCGCTATGCGCTGACGCCGGCCGTCTCGTTCGCGGGCGCCTATACGTTCACCAACGGCCGCTACGACGACGCAACCGGCAGCCATCGGCCGAAATGGCACCAGGTAACGCTGATGGCCGACTACGCGCTGAGCAAGCGCACCGACGTGTACGCGGAAACCGTCTACCAGCACCAGTTCGGCGTGCCGTCGGGCGCGACGCTCGGGTTCGCGAACGTCACGGGGCTCGCGGCTTCGTCGACCAACACGCAGGTGGTCGGGACGGTCGGCATCCGGCATCGGTTCTGA
- a CDS encoding DUF4118 domain-containing protein — MDVNVNVSEANRRATGQRDTAARRSEAGVRRDRWRGVLRACATLADRIAGAGPDKQPTLAVREAHPRTHVWVSEYAVPLLLATLVCALATLAASALLRVFDLSNVVMLFLMTVVLIALRLGRLAGAWAAFVCVGCFDFFFVEPRLSFAVSDTQYVFTFALMLAVALAIGQLAARLRAEARAARANEKRSAALARVAHDLSAAIETEQIASICTGTIAALLGVRVALVLPDADDHLMPAQHARFVEAPIARWVYENARGAGCGLPPFERAAAQYLPLKAPMRVRGVLVLFGDAQPVPTDPDDRRLIDALCSSIAMALERVHYVGVAQHTLVRIEGERMRNALLAAVSHDLKTPLTAIRGLAETLERPERLADGQPAALAHGIRNQAEALHGLVVNLLDLARMQSEGVRLNREWHMLDEIVGSALAHSAGVLAGRDVSADLPADLPLIDVDALLIERVLMNLLDNASKYAGTDAAVAVRARVFGETLYVFVEDDGPGFIARNTEPLFEPFERERKESSISGVGLGLALCRSIVNAHGGSIRAVPLDPHGARFEIRLPLGAPPDIEHESRT, encoded by the coding sequence ATGGATGTGAATGTGAACGTGAGCGAAGCGAATCGACGGGCAACGGGGCAGCGGGATACCGCCGCCCGCCGCAGCGAGGCCGGCGTGCGCCGCGACCGCTGGCGCGGCGTGCTGCGCGCGTGCGCGACGCTGGCCGACCGCATCGCAGGTGCCGGGCCCGACAAGCAGCCGACGCTTGCCGTACGCGAAGCGCACCCGCGTACGCACGTGTGGGTGTCGGAATATGCGGTGCCGCTACTGCTCGCCACGCTGGTATGCGCGCTGGCGACGCTTGCGGCGAGCGCGCTGCTGCGCGTGTTCGACCTGTCGAACGTCGTGATGCTGTTCCTGATGACCGTCGTGCTGATCGCGCTGCGGCTCGGCCGGCTCGCCGGCGCGTGGGCCGCGTTCGTGTGCGTCGGTTGCTTCGACTTCTTCTTCGTCGAGCCGAGGCTGTCGTTCGCGGTGTCCGATACGCAGTACGTGTTCACGTTCGCGCTGATGCTGGCCGTCGCGCTGGCGATCGGCCAGCTCGCGGCGCGCTTGCGCGCGGAGGCACGCGCCGCGCGCGCGAACGAGAAACGCTCGGCGGCGCTCGCGCGCGTCGCGCATGACCTGTCGGCCGCGATCGAGACCGAGCAGATCGCGTCGATCTGCACCGGCACGATCGCGGCGCTGCTCGGCGTGCGCGTCGCGCTCGTGCTGCCCGATGCGGATGACCATCTGATGCCGGCGCAGCACGCACGTTTCGTCGAAGCACCGATCGCGCGCTGGGTCTACGAGAATGCGCGCGGCGCCGGGTGCGGGCTGCCGCCGTTCGAGCGCGCGGCCGCGCAGTACCTGCCGCTGAAGGCGCCGATGCGCGTACGCGGTGTGCTCGTGCTGTTCGGCGACGCGCAGCCGGTCCCCACGGACCCCGACGATCGCCGCCTGATCGACGCATTGTGCTCGTCGATTGCGATGGCGCTCGAACGTGTGCACTACGTCGGCGTCGCGCAGCACACGCTGGTCCGCATCGAAGGCGAGCGGATGCGCAATGCGCTGCTCGCTGCGGTGTCGCACGACCTGAAGACGCCGCTGACCGCGATCCGCGGGCTCGCCGAGACGCTGGAGCGGCCCGAGCGGCTGGCCGACGGTCAGCCGGCCGCGCTCGCACACGGCATCCGCAACCAGGCCGAAGCGCTGCACGGGCTCGTCGTGAACCTGCTCGATCTCGCGCGCATGCAGAGCGAGGGCGTGAGGCTGAATCGCGAGTGGCACATGCTCGACGAGATCGTCGGCAGCGCGCTCGCGCATTCGGCCGGCGTGCTGGCCGGCCGCGACGTGAGCGCCGACTTGCCGGCCGACCTGCCGCTGATCGATGTCGACGCGCTGCTGATCGAGCGCGTGCTGATGAACCTGCTCGACAACGCGTCGAAGTACGCGGGTACGGACGCGGCCGTGGCGGTGCGTGCCCGCGTGTTCGGCGAAACGCTTTACGTGTTCGTCGAGGACGACGGCCCCGGCTTCATTGCGCGCAATACCGAGCCGCTGTTCGAGCCGTTCGAGCGCGAACGCAAGGAGTCGTCGATCAGCGGCGTCGGGCTCGGGCTCGCGCTGTGCCGCAGCATCGTCAACGCGCACGGCGGCTCGATCCGCGCGGTGCCGCTCGATCCGCACGGCGCGCGGTTCGAGATTCGCCTGCCACTGGGCGCGCCGCCCGATATCGAACACGAGAGCCGGACATGA
- the kdpA gene encoding potassium-transporting ATPase subunit KdpA, with product MFNNLIQFAIVLAIMLALVPVVGKWLAHAFTSPRHAWVERRTYVLLGVNPDEAMSWQRYGMVLLLSNAGMMLVGYLLLRIQDALPFDALQRASQSPDLAFNTAASFITNTNWQAYAGESSLSNFSQMAVITFLMVVSAATGVAAAGGFIRGLSRKSATDIGNYWVDFTRVTYRVLLPLSFVMALVYVWQGMPQTLAADAWATTLEGARQQIVTGPVASLESIKHIGTNGGGFFSMNAAHPFENPTPLTNTLHMLSMLLIPSALTYALGTMIGRRRQGWVILGAFVVMFVGFLAVIYSAEQHGNPLVAGLGVDQQMSATQPGGNMEGKEMRFGIAQTSLFATVTTAATTGSVDAMHDSLTPLGGLVPIAQMMLNNVFGGDGVGLINLFTFAILTVFLVGMMIGRTPEFLGKKIEAREMKLVMLAVLAHPFSILGFTAVAAMLHSTLDSLANLGPHGFSEVLYAYTSGTANNGSAFAGLNANTPFFNTTIGFAMLIGRYLTLLPMLAVAGSLAAKKSVPESAGTLSTSTGLFAGLLVFVILVVGGLTFLPALALGPVVEHLMMSGGQLF from the coding sequence ATGTTCAACAATCTCATTCAATTCGCGATCGTTCTCGCGATCATGCTGGCGCTGGTGCCCGTCGTCGGGAAATGGCTCGCGCACGCCTTTACGAGCCCGCGCCACGCGTGGGTCGAACGCCGTACCTATGTGCTGCTCGGCGTGAACCCCGACGAAGCGATGTCGTGGCAGCGCTACGGGATGGTGCTGCTGCTCAGCAATGCCGGGATGATGCTGGTCGGCTACCTGCTGCTGCGCATCCAGGACGCACTGCCGTTCGACGCATTGCAGCGCGCGTCGCAAAGCCCCGACCTCGCCTTCAACACGGCCGCGTCGTTCATCACGAACACGAACTGGCAGGCGTACGCAGGCGAGAGCAGCCTGTCGAACTTCTCGCAGATGGCCGTCATCACGTTCCTGATGGTGGTTAGCGCGGCGACCGGCGTTGCGGCCGCGGGCGGCTTCATCCGCGGGCTGAGCCGCAAGAGCGCGACGGACATCGGCAACTACTGGGTCGACTTCACGCGCGTGACCTATCGCGTGCTGCTGCCGCTCAGCTTCGTGATGGCGCTCGTGTACGTGTGGCAGGGCATGCCGCAGACGCTCGCCGCCGATGCGTGGGCAACCACGCTCGAAGGCGCGCGCCAGCAGATCGTGACGGGGCCGGTGGCCAGCCTCGAATCGATCAAGCACATCGGCACCAACGGCGGCGGCTTCTTCAGCATGAACGCAGCGCACCCGTTCGAGAACCCGACGCCGCTCACCAACACGCTGCACATGCTGTCGATGCTGCTGATTCCGTCCGCGCTGACCTATGCGCTCGGCACGATGATCGGCCGGCGCCGCCAGGGCTGGGTGATTCTCGGTGCGTTCGTCGTGATGTTCGTCGGCTTCCTGGCCGTGATCTATTCGGCCGAGCAGCATGGCAATCCGCTCGTGGCCGGGCTGGGCGTCGACCAGCAGATGAGCGCCACGCAGCCGGGCGGCAACATGGAAGGCAAGGAGATGCGCTTCGGCATCGCGCAGACGAGCCTGTTCGCCACCGTCACGACGGCCGCGACCACCGGGTCGGTCGACGCGATGCATGACTCGCTGACGCCGCTCGGCGGGCTCGTGCCGATCGCGCAGATGATGCTGAACAACGTGTTCGGCGGCGACGGCGTCGGGCTGATCAACCTGTTCACGTTCGCGATACTCACGGTGTTCCTGGTCGGGATGATGATCGGGCGCACGCCGGAGTTCCTCGGCAAGAAGATCGAGGCACGCGAGATGAAGCTCGTGATGCTCGCGGTGCTCGCGCATCCGTTCAGCATCCTCGGTTTCACCGCGGTGGCAGCGATGCTGCACTCGACGCTGGACAGCCTCGCGAACCTCGGCCCGCACGGCTTCAGCGAAGTGCTGTATGCGTACACGTCGGGCACGGCCAACAACGGCTCCGCGTTCGCGGGCCTGAACGCGAACACGCCGTTCTTCAACACGACGATCGGCTTCGCGATGCTGATCGGCCGCTACCTGACGCTGCTGCCGATGCTCGCGGTCGCGGGCAGCCTCGCCGCGAAGAAGAGCGTGCCGGAAAGCGCGGGCACGCTGTCCACGTCGACGGGCCTGTTCGCCGGCCTGCTGGTCTTCGTGATCCTGGTCGTCGGTGGCCTCACATTCCTGCCGGCGCTCGCGCTCGGCCCGGTCGTCGAGCACCTGATGATGTCGGGCGGCCAACTGTTCTGA